One segment of Argiope bruennichi chromosome 11, qqArgBrue1.1, whole genome shotgun sequence DNA contains the following:
- the LOC129957078 gene encoding filaggrin-2-like has protein sequence MNWLTSLALAVLLLSVQYDAAQSVSSATSRSPWADPAKAGSIMNCLTNKIASSNVLPQQEKEDLESIMDTLMSAIKGASAKGKSSAAQLKAINMAVASSLAEIVVAEDVGNQASIAVKTQALTGALGQCFQAVMGTVDRKFINEINDLIRMFASKSNSDTNEIPDQGASYGAGSSASSTFQKTDQNYQASTRNSGSQFSQAARSQYSRGGESSYNREKQFASNTGQTTFGQTSTGGQISSSQAGGSSNTYSQRASSATSGADTSYTGSRGYTGAQSGSVSRQSSFGQTESSGSSGSTGYTGAQSGSVSRQSSFGQASGFSGSAGEQGGFSRTAGASSGLVNRVANALANSSTMRAVLRRGVSQQIASNVAQRAAESLARTIGVDGNNLSRLASQAIYQVPAGSDTSAYARAFSSALFNAGVLNESNFDTLGSRVLSAVLQGVSRAGEGLGINVDTSSVENDISSSTRFLSSSSSSNSYSQRAASTTSGAETSYTGAQSGSVSRQSSFGQTESSGSSGSTGYTGAQSGSVSRQSSFGQASGFSGSAGEQGGFSRTAGASSGLVNRVANALANSSTMRAVLRRGVSQQIASNVAQRAAESLTRTIGVDGNNLSRLASQAIYQVPAGSDTSAYARAFSSALFNAGVLNESNFDTLGSRVLSAVLQGVSRAGEGLGINVDTSSVENDISSSTRFLSSSSSSNSYSQRAASTTSGAETSYTGAQSGSVSRQSSFGQTESSGSSGSTGYTGAQSGSVSRQSSFGQASGFSGSAGEQGGFSRTAGASSGLVNRVANALANSSTMRAVLRRGVSQQIASNVAQRAAESLTRTIGVDGNNLSRLASQAIYQVPAGSDTSAYARAFSSALFNAGVLNESNFDTLGSRVLSAVLQGVSRAGEGLGINVDTSSVENDISSSTRFLSSSSSSNSYSQRAASTTSGAETSYTGAQSGSVSRQSSFGQTESSGSSGSTGYTGAQSGSVSRQSSFGQASGFSGSAGEQGGFSRTAGASSGLVNRVANALANSSTMRAVLRRGVSQQIASNVAQRAAESLTRTIGVDGNNLSRLASQAIYQVPAGSDTSAYARAFSSALFNAGVLNESNFDTLGSRVLSAVLQGVSRAGEGLGINVDTSSVENDISSSTRFLSSSSSSNSYSQRAASTTSGAETSYTGAQSGSVSRQSSFGQTESSGSSGSTGYTGAQSGSVSRQSSFGQASGFSGSAGEQGGFSRTAGASSGLVNRVANALANSSTMRAVLRRGVSQQIASNVAQRAAESLARTIGVDGNNLSRLASQAIYQVPAGSDTSAYARAFSSALFNAGVLNDSNFDTLGSRVLSAVLQGVSRAGEGLGINVDTSSVENDISSSTRFLSSSSSSNSYSQRAASTTSGAETSYTGAQSGSVSRQSSFGQTESSGSSGSTRYTGAQSGSVSRQSSFGQASGFSGSAGEQGGFSRTAGASSGLVNRVANALANSSTMRAVLRRGVSQQIASNVAQRAAESLTRTIGVDGNNLSRLASQAIYQVPAGSDTSAYARAFSSALFNAGVLNESNFDTLGSRVLSAVLQGVSRAGEGLGINVDTSSVENDISSSTRFLSSSSSSNSYSQRAASTTSGAETSYTGAQSGSVSRQSSFGQTESSGSSGSTGYTGAQSGSVLRQSSFGQASGFSGSAGEQGGFSRTAGASSGLVNRVANALANSSTMRAVLRRGVSQQIASNVAQRAAESLARTIGVDGNNLSRLASQAIYQVPAGSDTSAYARAFSSALFNAGVLNDSNFDTLGSRVLSAVLQGVSRAGEGLGINVDTSSVENDISSSTRFLSSSSSSNSYSQRAASTTSGAETSYTGAQSGSVSRQSSFGQTESSGSSGSTRYTGAQSGSVSRQSSFGQASGFSGSAGEQGGFSRTAGASSGLVNRVANALANSSTMRAVLRRGVSQQIASNVAQRAAESLARTIGVEGNNLSRLASQAIYQVPAGSDTSAYARAFSSALFNAGVLNDSNFDTLGSRVLSAVLQGVSRAGEGLGINVDTSSVENDISSSTRFLSSSSSSNSYSQSAASTTSGAETSYTGAQSGSVSRQSSFGQTESSGSSGSTGYTGAQSGSVSRQSFFGQASGFSGSAGEQGGFSRTAGASSGLVNRVANALSNSSTMRAVLRRGVSQQIASNVAQRAAESLARTIGVDGNNLSRLASQAIYQVPAGSDTSAYARAFSSALFNAGVLNDSNFDTLGSRVLSAVLQGVSRAGEGLGINVDTSSVENDISSSTRFLSSSSSSNSYSQRAASTTSGAETSYTGAKSGSVSRQSSFGQTESSGSSGSTGYTGAQSGSVSRQSSFGQASGFSGSAGEQGGFSRTAGASSGLVNRVANALANSSTMRAVLRRGVSQQIASNVAQRAAESLARTIGVDGNNLSRLASQAIYQVPAGSDTSAYARAFSSALFNAGVLNDSNFDTLGSRVLSAVLQGVSRAGEGLGINVDTSSVENDISSSTRFLSSSSSSNSYSQRAASTTSGAETSYTGAQSGSVSRQSSFGQTESSGSSGSTGYTGAQSGSVSRQSSFGQASGFSGSAGEQGGFSRTAGASSGLVNRVANALANSSTMRAVLRRGVSQQIASNVAQRAAESLARTIGVDGNNLSRLASQAIYQVPAGSDTSAYARAFSSALFNAGVLNDSNFDTLGSRVLSAVLQGVSRAGEGLGINVDTSSVENDISSSTRFLSSISSSNSYSQSAASTTSGAETSYTGAQSGSVSRQSSFGQTESSGSSGSTGYTGAQSGSVSRQSSFGQASGFSGSAGEQGGFSRTAGASSGLVNRVANALANSSTMRAVLRRGVSQQIASNVAQRAAESLARTIGVDGNNLSRLASQAIYQVPAGSDTSAYARAFSSALFNAGVLNESNFDTLGSRVLSAVLQGVSRAGEGLGINVDTSSVENDISSSTRFLSSSSSSNSYSQRAASTTSGAETSYTGAQSGSVSRQSSFGQSSGFRGSAQEQDGFSRTTAASSGSVSGQRSVGQTSAFSASTESQGVFGQSSGSASRLAFGAGQSAGAALTGALNSPIGLRSGSAASRMNQLTSSLTNSIGPNGVDANALARSLQSSFSNLRSSGMSSSDAKIEVLLESIVGLLQLLSNTQIRGVNPATASSVANSAARSFELVLA, from the coding sequence ATGAATTGGTTAACTAGTCTTGCTCTTGCAGTTCTACTGCTCTCAGTTCAGTACGATGCGGCGCAAAGCGTTTCATCTGCTACGTCGAGAAGCCCTTGGGCCGATCCAGCCAAAGCAGGATCAATCATGAACTGTCTAACCAACAAAATCGCCAGCTCAAATGTCTTGCCTCAACAAGAAAAAGAAGACTTGGAATCCATTATGGACACACTGATGTCTGCAATAAAAGGGGCGAGTGCCAAAGGTAAAAGCTCTGCAGCGCAGTTGAAGGCGATTAATATGGCAGTTGCTTCTTCCCTAGCAGAAATAGTCGTTGCCGAAGACGTAGGCAACCAGGCCAGCATCGCAGTAAAGACGCAGGCCCTAACAGGTGCACTGGGACAATGTTTCCAAGCAGTCATGGGCACGGTGGATAGGAAATTCATCAACGAAATAAATGACTTAATAAGAATGTTTGCAAGTAAATCAAACAGCGATACCAACGAAATACCAGATCAAGGTGCTTCATATGGAGCCGGTTCATCAGCATCCTCAACGTTTCAAAAAACAGACCAGAACTACCAAGCCTCAACTAGAAATTCGGGATCTCAATTTTCACAAGCTGCGAGATCTCAATACAGCAGGGGAGGTGAGTCTTCCTACAACAGGGAAAAGCAGTTTGCTTCAAATACAGGACAAACCACTTTCGGACAAACTTCTACAGGAGGACAAATTTCTTCCAGTCAAGCAGGTGGTTCGTCCAACACTTACTCTCAGAGAGCAAGTTCAGCTACCAGCGGTGCTGATACTAGCTACACAGGATCAAGAGGTTACACAGGAGCACAGTCCGGATCCGTTTCAAGGCAATCCTCTTTCGGTCAAACGGAATCTTCAGGCTCCAGTGGATCTACAGGCTACACAGGAGCACAGTCAGGATCCGTTTCAAGGCAATCCTCTTTCGGTCAAGCGTCAGGCTTTAGCGGATCAGCTGGCGAACAAGGCGGTTTCAGTCGAACAGCGGGAGCGTCATCCGGCCTTGTCAACAGAGTAGCCAACGCACTTGCCAATTCGTCAACAATGAGAGCTGTTCTCAGAAGAGGTGTATCCCAACAGATTGCCTCCAACGTGGCACAGAGAGCCGCTGAATCGTTGGCCCGCACTATCGGCGTCGACGGAAATAACCTCTCCAGATTAGCGTCACAAGCCATCTATCAAGTGCCCGCGGGTTCTGACACTTCTGCTTACGCTCGAGCATTCTCTAGTGCGTTGTTCAATGCTGGAGTCCTCAATGAAAGCAACTTTGACACTTTGGGATCCCGAGTCCTGTCAGCAGTTTTGCAAGGAGTATCACGTGCGGGAGAAGGCCTTGGCATCAATGTAGACACCAGCAGTGTAGAAAATGACATTAGTTCCAGCACTCGCTTCCTCTCTTCCAGCTCTTCGTCCAACAGTTACTCTCAGAGAGCAGCTTCTACTACCAGCGGTGCTGAAACCAGCTACACAGGAGCACAGTCCGGATCCGTTTCAAGGCAATCCTCTTTCGGTCAAACGGAATCTTCAGGCTCCAGTGGATCTACAGGCTACACAGGAGCACAGTCAGGATCCGTTTCAAGGCAATCCTCTTTCGGTCAAGCGTCAGGCTTTAGCGGATCAGCTGGCGAACAAGGCGGTTTCAGTCGAACAGCGGGAGCGTCATCCGGCCTTGTCAACAGAGTAGCCAACGCACTTGCCAATTCGTCAACAATGAGAGCTGTTCTCAGAAGAGGTGTATCCCAACAGATTGCCTCCAACGTGGCACAGAGAGCCGCTGAATCGTTGACCCGCACTATCGGCGTCGACGGAAATAACCTCTCCAGATTAGCGTCACAAGCCATCTATCAAGTGCCCGCGGGTTCTGACACTTCTGCTTACGCTCGAGCATTCTCTAGTGCGTTGTTCAATGCTGGAGTCCTCAATGAAAGCAACTTTGACACTTTGGGATCACGAGTCCTGTCAGCAGTTTTGCAAGGAGTATCACGTGCGGGAGAAGGCCTTGGCATCAATGTAGACACCAGCAGTGTAGAAAATGACATTAGTTCCAGCACTCGCTTCCTCTCTTCCAGCTCTTCGTCCAACAGTTACTCTCAGAGAGCAGCTTCTACTACCAGCGGTGCTGAAACCAGCTACACAGGAGCACAGTCCGGATCCGTTTCAAGGCAATCCTCTTTCGGTCAAACGGAATCTTCAGGCTCCAGTGGATCTACAGGCTACACAGGAGCACAGTCAGGATCCGTTTCAAGGCAATCCTCTTTCGGTCAAGCGTCAGGCTTTAGCGGATCAGCTGGCGAACAAGGCGGTTTCAGTCGAACAGCGGGAGCGTCATCCGGCCTTGTCAACAGAGTAGCCAACGCACTTGCCAATTCGTCAACAATGAGAGCTGTTCTCAGAAGAGGTGTATCCCAACAGATTGCCTCCAACGTGGCACAGAGAGCCGCTGAATCGTTGACCCGCACTATCGGCGTCGACGGAAATAACCTCTCCAGATTAGCGTCACAAGCCATCTATCAAGTGCCCGCGGGTTCTGACACTTCTGCTTACGCTCGAGCATTCTCTAGTGCGTTGTTCAATGCTGGAGTCCTCAATGAAAGCAACTTTGACACTTTGGGATCACGAGTCCTGTCAGCAGTTTTGCAAGGAGTATCACGTGCGGGAGAAGGCCTTGGCATCAATGTAGACACCAGCAGTGTAGAAAATGACATTAGTTCCAGCACTCGCTTCCTCTCTTCCAGCTCTTCGTCCAACAGTTACTCTCAGAGAGCAGCTTCTACTACCAGCGGTGCTGAAACCAGCTACACAGGAGCACAGTCCGGATCCGTTTCAAGGCAATCCTCTTTCGGTCAAACGGAATCTTCAGGCTCCAGTGGATCTACAGGCTACACAGGAGCACAGTCAGGATCCGTTTCAAGGCAATCCTCTTTCGGTCAAGCGTCAGGCTTTAGCGGATCAGCTGGCGAACAAGGCGGTTTCAGTCGAACAGCGGGAGCGTCATCCGGCCTTGTCAACAGAGTAGCCAACGCACTTGCCAATTCGTCAACAATGAGAGCTGTTCTCAGAAGAGGTGTATCCCAACAGATTGCCTCCAACGTGGCACAGAGAGCCGCTGAATCGTTGACCCGCACTATCGGCGTCGACGGAAATAACCTCTCCAGATTAGCGTCACAAGCCATCTATCAAGTGCCCGCGGGTTCTGACACTTCTGCTTACGCTCGAGCATTCTCTAGTGCGTTGTTCAATGCTGGAGTCCTCAATGAAAGCAACTTTGACACTTTGGGATCCCGAGTCCTGTCAGCAGTTTTGCAAGGAGTATCACGTGCGGGAGAAGGCCTTGGCATCAATGTAGACACCAGCAGTGTAGAAAATGACATTAGTTCCAGCACTCGCTTCCTCTCTTCCAGCTCTTCGTCCAACAGTTACTCTCAGAGAGCAGCTTCTACTACCAGCGGTGCTGAAACCAGCTACACAGGAGCACAGTCCGGATCAGTTTCAAGGCAATCCTCTTTCGGTCAAACGGAATCTTCAGGCTCCAGTGGATCTACAGGCTACACAGGAGCACAGTCAGGATCCGTTTCAAGGCAATCCTCTTTCGGTCAAGCGTCAGGCTTTAGCGGATCAGCTGGCGAACAAGGCGGTTTCAGTCGAACAGCGGGAGCGTCATCCGGCCTTGTCAACAGAGTAGCCAACGCACTTGCCAATTCGTCAACAATGAGAGCTGTTCTCAGAAGAGGTGTATCCCAACAGATTGCCTCCAACGTGGCACAGAGAGCCGCTGAATCGTTGGCCCGCACTATCGGCGTCGACGGAAATAACCTCTCCAGATTAGCGTCACAAGCCATCTATCAAGTGCCCGCGGGTTCTGACACTTCTGCTTACGCTCGAGCATTCTCTAGTGCGTTGTTCAATGCTGGAGTCCTCAATGACAGCAACTTTGACACTTTGGGATCCCGAGTCCTGTCAGCAGTTTTGCAAGGAGTATCACGTGCGGGAGAAGGCCTTGGCATCAATGTAGACACCAGCAGTGTAGAAAATGACATTAGTTCCAGCACTCGCTTCCTCTCTTCCAGCTCTTCGTCCAACAGTTACTCTCAGAGAGCAGCTTCTACTACCAGCGGTGCTGAAACCAGCTACACAGGAGCACAGTCCGGATCCGTTTCAAGGCAATCCTCTTTCGGTCAAACGGAATCTTCAGGCTCCAGTGGATCTACACGCTACACAGGAGCACAGTCAGGATCCGTTTCAAGGCAATCCTCTTTCGGTCAAGCGTCAGGCTTTAGCGGATCAGCTGGCGAACAAGGCGGTTTCAGTCGAACAGCGGGAGCGTCATCCGGCCTTGTCAACAGAGTAGCCAACGCACTTGCCAATTCGTCAACAATGAGAGCTGTTCTCAGAAGAGGTGTATCCCAACAGATTGCCTCCAACGTGGCACAGAGAGCCGCTGAATCGTTGACCCGCACTATCGGCGTCGACGGAAATAACCTCTCCAGATTAGCGTCACAAGCCATCTATCAAGTGCCCGCGGGTTCTGACACTTCTGCTTACGCTCGAGCATTCTCTAGTGCGTTGTTCAATGCTGGAGTCCTCAATGAAAGCAACTTTGACACTTTGGGATCCCGAGTCCTGTCAGCAGTTTTGCAAGGAGTATCACGTGCGGGAGAAGGCCTTGGCATCAATGTAGACACCAGCAGTGTAGAAAATGACATTAGTTCCAGCACTCGCTTCCTCTCTTCCAGCTCTTCGTCCAACAGTTACTCTCAGAGAGCAGCTTCTACTACCAGCGGTGCTGAAACCAGCTACACAGGAGCACAGTCCGGATCAGTTTCAAGGCAATCCTCTTTCGGTCAAACGGAATCTTCAGGCTCCAGTGGATCTACAGGCTACACAGGAGCACAGTCAGGATCCGTTTTAAGGCAATCCTCTTTCGGTCAAGCGTCAGGCTTTAGCGGATCAGCTGGCGAACAAGGCGGTTTCAGTCGAACAGCGGGAGCGTCATCCGGCCTTGTCAACAGAGTAGCCAACGCACTTGCCAATTCGTCAACAATGAGAGCTGTTCTCAGAAGAGGTGTATCCCAACAGATTGCCTCCAACGTGGCACAGAGAGCCGCTGAATCGTTGGCCCGCACTATCGGCGTCGACGGAAATAACCTCTCCAGATTAGCGTCACAAGCCATCTATCAAGTGCCCGCGGGTTCTGACACTTCTGCTTACGCTCGAGCATTCTCTAGTGCGTTGTTCAATGCTGGAGTCCTCAATGACAGCAACTTTGACACTTTGGGATCCCGAGTCCTGTCAGCAGTTTTGCAAGGAGTATCACGTGCGGGAGAAGGCCTTGGCATCAATGTAGACACCAGCAGTGTAGAAAATGACATTAGTTCCAGCACTCGCTTCCTCTCTTCCAGCTCTTCGTCCAACAGTTACTCTCAGAGAGCAGCTTCTACTACCAGCGGTGCTGAAACCAGCTACACAGGAGCACAGTCCGGATCCGTTTCAAGGCAATCCTCTTTCGGTCAAACGGAATCTTCAGGCTCCAGTGGATCTACACGCTACACAGGAGCACAGTCAGGATCCGTTTCAAGGCAATCCTCTTTCGGTCAAGCGTCAGGCTTTAGCGGATCAGCTGGCGAACAAGGCGGTTTCAGTCGAACAGCGGGAGCGTCATCCGGCCTTGTAAACAGAGTAGCCAACGCACTTGCCAATTCGTCAACAATGAGAGCTGTTCTTAGAAGAGGTGTATCCCAACAGATTGCCTCCAACGTGGCACAGAGAGCCGCTGAATCGTTGGCCCGCACTATCGGCGTCGAAGGAAATAACCTCTCCAGATTAGCGTCACAAGCCATCTATCAAGTGCCCGCGGGTTCTGACACTTCTGCTTACGCTCGAGCATTCTCTAGTGCGTTGTTCAATGCTGGAGTCCTCAATGACAGCAACTTTGACACTTTGGGATCCCGAGTCCTGTCAGCAGTTTTGCAAGGAGTATCACGTGCGGGAGAAGGCCTTGGCATCAATGTAGACACCAGCAGTGTAGAAAATGACATTAGTTCCAGCACTCGCTTCCTCTCTTCCAGCTCTTCGTCCAACAGTTACTCTCAGAGTGCAGCTTCTACTACCAGCGGTGCTGAAACCAGCTACACAGGAGCACAGTCCGGATCCGTTTCAAGGCAATCCTCTTTCGGTCAAACGGAATCTTCAGGCTCCAGTGGATCTACAGGCTACACAGGAGCACAGTCAGGATCCGTTTCAAGGCAATCTTTTTTCGGTCAAGCGTCAGGCTTTAGCGGATCAGCTGGCGAACAAGGCGGTTTCAGTCGAACAGCGGGAGCGTCATCCGGCCTTGTCAACAGAGTAGCCAACGCACTTTCCAATTCGTCAACAATGAGAGCTGTTCTCAGAAGAGGTGTATCCCAGCAGATTGCCTCCAACGTGGCACAGAGAGCCGCTGAATCGTTGGCCCGCACTATCGGCGTCGACGGAAATAACCTCTCCAGATTAGCGTCACAAGCCATCTATCAAGTGCCCGCGGGTTCTGACACTTCTGCTTACGCTCGAGCATTCTCTAGTGCGTTGTTCAATGCTGGAGTCCTCAATGACAGCAACTTTGACACTTTGGGATCCCGAGTCCTGTCAGCAGTTTTGCAAGGAGTATCACGTGCGGGAGAAGGCCTTGGCATCAATGTAGACACCAGCAGTGTAGAAAATGACATTAGTTCCAGCACTCGCTTCCTCTCTTCCAGCTCTTCGTCCAACAGTTACTCTCAGAGAGCAGCTTCTACTACCAGCGGTGCTGAAACCAGCTACACAGGAGCAAAGTCCGGATCCGTTTCAAGGCAATCCTCTTTCGGTCAAACGGAATCTTCAGGCTCCAGTGGATCTACAGGCTACACAGGAGCACAGTCAGGATCCGTTTCAAGGCAATCCTCTTTCGGTCAAGCGTCAGGCTTTAGCGGATCAGCTGGGGAACAAGGCGGTTTCAGTCGAACAGCGGGAGCGTCATCCGGCCTTGTAAACAGAGTAGCCAACGCACTTGCCAATTCGTCAACAATGAGAGCTGTTCTAAGAAGAGGTGTATCCCAGCAGATTGCCTCCAACGTGGCACAGAGAGCCGCTGAATCGTTGGCCCGCACTATCGGCGTCGACGGAAATAACCTCTCCAGATTAGCGTCACAAGCCATCTATCAAGTGCCCGCGGGTTCTGACACTTCTGCTTACGCTCGAGCATTCTCTAGTGCGTTGTTCAATGCTGGAGTCCTCAATGACAGCAACTTTGACACTTTGGGATCCCGAGTCCTGTCAGCAGTTTTGCAAGGAGTATCACGTGCGGGAGAAGGCCTTGGCATCAATGTAGACACCAGCAGTGTAGAAAATGACATTAGTTCCAGCACTCGCTTCCTCTCTTCCAGCTCTTCGTCCAACAGTTACTCTCAGAGAGCAGCTTCTACTACCAGCGGTGCTGAAACCAGCTACACAGGAGCACAGTCCGGATCCGTTTCAAGGCAATCCTCTTTCGGTCAAACGGAATCTTCAGGCTCCAGTGGATCTACAGGCTACACAGGAGCACAGTCAGGATCCGTTTCAAGGCAATCCTCTTTCGGTCAAGCGTCAGGCTTTAGCGGATCAGCTGGCGAACAAGGCGGTTTCAGTCGAACAGCGGGAGCGTCATCCGGCCTTGTCAACAGAGTAGCCAACGCACTTGCCAATTCGTCAACAATGAGAGCTGTTCTCAGAAGAGGTGTATCCCAACAGATTGCCTCCAACGTGGCACAGAGAGCCGCTGAATCGTTGGCCCGCACTATCGGCGTCGACGGAAATAACCTCTCCAGATTAGCGTCACAAGCCATCTATCAAGTGCCCGCGGGTTCTGACACTTCTGCTTACGCTCGAGCATTCTCTAGTGCGTTGTTCAATGCTGGAGTCCTCAATGACAGCAACTTTGACACTTTGGGATCCCGAGTCCTGTCAGCAGTTTTGCAAGGAGTATCACGTGCGGGAGAAGGCCTTGGCATCAATGTAGACACCAGCAGTGTAGAAAATGACATTAGTTCCAGCACTCGCTTCCTCTCTTCCATCTCTTCGTCCAACAGTTACTCTCAGAGTGCAGCTTCTACTACCAGCGGTGCTGAAACCAGCTACACAGGAGCACAGTCCGGATCCGTTTCAAGGCAATCCTCTTTCGGTCAAACGGAATCTTCAGGCTCCAGTGGATCTACAGGCTACACAGGAGCACAGTCAGGATCCGTTTCAAGGCAATCCTCTTTCGGTCAAGCGTCAGGCTTTAGCGGATCAGCTGGCGAACAAGGCGGTTTCAGTCGAACAGCGGGAGCGTCATCCGGCCTTGTCAACAGAGTAGCCAACGCACTTGCCAATTCGTCAACAATGAGAGCTGTTCTCAGAAGAGGTGTATCCCAACAGATTGCCTCCAACGTGGCACAGAGAGCCGCTGAATCGTTGGCCCGCACTATCGGCGTCGACGGAAATAACCTCTCCAGATTAGCGTCACAAGCCATCTATCAAGTGCCAGCGGGTTCTGACACTTCTGCTTACGCTCGAGCATTCTCTAGTGCGTTGTTCAATGCTGGAGTCCTCAATGAAAGCAACTTTGACACTTTGGGATCCCGAGTCCTGTCAGCAGTTTTGCAAGGAGTATCACGTGCGGGAGAAGGCCTTGGCATCAATGTAGACACCAGCAGTGTAGAAAATGACATTAGTTCCAGCACTCGCTTCCTCTCTTCCAGCTCTTCGTCCAACAGTTACTCTCAGAGAGCAGCTTCTACTACCAGCGGTGCTGAAACCAGCTACACAGGAGCACAGTCCGGATCCGTTTCAAGGCAATCCTCTTTCGGTCAATCGTCAGGCTTTAGAGGATCAGCTCAAGAACAAGATGGTTTTAGTCGAACAACTGCAGCGTCATCCGGATCCGTGTCAGGACAAAGAAGTGTCGGTCAAACGTCTGCGTTTTCCGCATCTACTGAAAGCCAAGGTGTTTTTGGTCAATCTAGTGGGTCGGCATCTCGACTTGCTTTTGGAGCTGGACAATCGGCTGGAGCAGCCCTCACAGGTGCTCTTAATTCACCAATTGGATTAAGATCTGGTTCTGCTGCTTCTAGAATGAATCAACTAACATCATCTCTAACGAATTCAATTGGCCCCAATGGAGTTGATGCCAATGCTCTTGCCCGTAGTCTTCAATCAAGTTTCTCAAATCTTAGAAGCTCCGGCATGTCTTCAAGTGATgctaaaattgaagttttattagaaagcatTGTTGGTCTGCTTCAACTTTTGAGCAACACGCAGATTCGAGGAGTGAATCCTGCAACGGCGTCTTCTGTAGCCAATTCTGCTGCCAGGTCGTTTGAATTAGTTTTAGCTTAA